The DNA region CTTTTCAACTATTTACTATTTGATTTTTAATAAATACGTTAGGTCATTCTGAAAATTAATGAATATTTATTCCTTTTGAGACATCTACTTAGTTTTAATTATTAGAAAAATTCACATAAAACCTATAATTATTTTATAAGTTTTGTGATAGGATAAGTTTTGTGATAGGATAAATTATATACATAGTATATCTAGACCTAGAGACAGTTAGGCAAAACTAGAAAAACTTTTCATAAAACATGTATGCTGTATTTAAATAAAGAAAGGATGTAGTAATTATGAATTACTTTAATTTAGATGGTAAAAAAGCTATTGTTACAGGAGGAAGCAGCGGACTTGGGAGAGGAATGGCTGAAGGCCTTGCAGAAGCTGGGGCAGAAGTGGTTATTGTAGGTGTATCAGATAATGCTTATGGAACTGCTGAGGAATTAAATAAATTAGGATATAAGGTACATGCAATAAAAGGAGACATTGGCAAAAGAGAAAATTTAAAAGAATTATTTCATAGCTGCTTAGATAAATTAGGTGGCGATTTAGATATAGTAGTAAATAATGTAGGTATCCAAAGAAGAAATAAATGTGAAGAGTTCACCTTAGAGGATTGGGATGAAGTTATTAGTGTAAATCTTACAGCTACTTTTCAGCTGTGTCAGATGGCTGGTATAAAAATGCTTAAAAAAGGCAGTGGTAAAATTATAAATGTTGCTTCTATGCTAAGCTTCTTTGGTGGATATACTGTACCGGCTTATGCTGCCAGTAAAGGTGGGGTAGCTCAGCTTACAAAAGCTCTTGCCAATGAATGGGCAAGTAAAGGAATTAACATTAATGCTATAGCACCTGGATATATGGATACTGCTATGAACACAAAATTAATAAATGATGAAGTGAGGAATCATGAAATACTTTCAAGAATACCAGCTGCCAGATGGGGAACTCCAGAAGATTTAAAGGGAATAACTATATTTTTGGCATCTTCTGCCTCTGATTATTTAAATGGTACAGTTATACCTGTTGATGGGGGATATTTAGGAAGATAGAGTATAATCTTTCTATAAAACAATTGT from Clostridium pasteurianum BC1 includes:
- a CDS encoding SDR family NAD(P)-dependent oxidoreductase, encoding MNYFNLDGKKAIVTGGSSGLGRGMAEGLAEAGAEVVIVGVSDNAYGTAEELNKLGYKVHAIKGDIGKRENLKELFHSCLDKLGGDLDIVVNNVGIQRRNKCEEFTLEDWDEVISVNLTATFQLCQMAGIKMLKKGSGKIINVASMLSFFGGYTVPAYAASKGGVAQLTKALANEWASKGININAIAPGYMDTAMNTKLINDEVRNHEILSRIPAARWGTPEDLKGITIFLASSASDYLNGTVIPVDGGYLGR